In the genome of Luteitalea pratensis, the window CCGGGGTGAGCAGCACGAACACCAGGAGGGCATAGCCGATGAGCCGCAGGCGGAGGCCGGCCGCGTAGGCGATCCCGCCCGCGACCGGCAGCAACGTGACCGCCGAGCCGAGGTCCGGCTGGCGCGCGACGAGGAGGAACGGCAGCAGCAGCACGCCGCCGGCAACCGCAAGGTCGCCGCGGCGCAGCGCCGAGAGTTTGTCCTGACCGAACCACGTGGCGAGCAGCAACGCGAGTGCCGCCTTGGCAAACTCTGAGGGCTGCAGGTTGAAGACGACCAGTGAAATCCAGCGCCGGGATCCGCCCGCCACGACGCCGAAGAAGAGGACATAGGTCAGCAGGACGGCGACACCGCCGTAGAAGACCGGCGCGTACTCCGAGAGCGTCCGGTAGTCGATCAGGAGCATCACCGTCAGCGCTACCAGGCCGATCCCGACGGCGGACAACTGGGTATAGAACTCGCGGCCGACGTGCCCGCGGATCGGGTCGTACGTCGTGCTGTAGATCATCACCAGGCCGAAGGCGCACAGCAGGAGCACGGCCCCCAACAGGCTCCAGTCGAGGTGCTTGTAGAGGCGTTGTTCAAACATCGGTTCGACTCCGGGAGTCGGGAGTCGGGAGTCCGGAGTCGGACATCGGGCACAGGGTGCCGGGTGCCGGGCACCAGGTACCGAAGATCCGGGACGGTAGGGCCGGCTCTCCGAGCCCGGCCATCCGGCGGTCAGCGTCCGGTCGAACGGGCATCATGGCTCGACACCACCGGGGGTGGGTGTCACCGGCGTGGACGGCGCGCGGTGCTGCGCCGCGACGACCTCGGCCGGCAACGGCACGCCCGGCGGGACCGGTGTCCCAGGCAGCGGCGGCAGCGTCGGCAGGGGCCGCCCTTCCTGCTTGGCGAACCACGTCTCCATCATGTATTTCGCGATCGGCGCGGCAAAGTAACCGTGCTCGGCGTGCTCGGCGAACACGACGCCGGCAATGGTCGGATTCTTCGCCGGCGCGAAGAACACGAACCAGCCGTGATCGCGCAGATCGCGGTCGCCACGGGCGCGGGCCTTGCCCTGGTTGGAGATGACCTGGGCGGTGCCGGTCTTGCCGCCAACGTCGTAGCCGACGATCCTGCCGCGGCCGCCGGTGCCTGCACCGTTGACCACCATCCACAGCCCTTCACGGACGACGTCGACGTGTGACAACCCGAGGTCCTTCTGACCTTCCGGCGGCGGGAGTTGCTCCCAGCCCTTGCCGTTGTCGATCGCCCGCACCATGTGCGGCACGATCCGGGTGCCGCCGTTGGCCACCGACGCCATCATCACGGCGAGCGAGATGGGCGTCACCGACACCTGACCCTGGCCGATCGACACCGAGATCGTCTCGCCGGCGTACCACTTCTCGCCCGTCCGCTGCTTCTTCCACGCGGTGGACGGCATGATGCCCCGCGTTTCGTGCGGCAGGTCGACGCCACTCATCTCGCCGAGCCCGAGCGCGGTCGCCCACTTGTGGATGCGGTCGACGCCGAGCATGTTGCCGAGCGTGTAGAAGTAGACGTTGCACGACTTCTCCAGCGCCTCACGCATCGCGACCGACCCATGGCCGCCGGCCTTGTGACACTTGAAGTAGCGTCCGTAGAAGGTTGCGCCGCCACTGCAGAACACGCGAGTCTCCGGCGTGACCACGCCTTCTTCGAGACCTGCCACCGCCACGGCGATCTTGAACGTCGACCCGGGCGAATAGCGGCCCTGGATGGCGCGGTTGTTCAGCGGCCGAAGCGGGTCGGTCAGCAGGCCGTTCCATTCCTCGCGGCCGATGCCCGCCGCGAAGGCGTTGGGGTCGTAGGCGGGCAGCGACGACAGCGCCAGCACCTCGCCGCTCGACGGCGCGAGCGCGATCGCGGCACCGCGGAATCCGTAGTGCCTGAAGGCCTCCTCGGCGGCACGCTGGACGTCGCCGTCGATCGTCAACTGGAGGCGGCGCCCCTCGATCGGATCCTCTTCGCCGAGGACGTCGATCTCGCGGCCACGGCTGTTGACGATCACGTGGCGGGCGCCATCGGCGCCCATCAGCAGCGGGTTGTAGGTCTGCTCGACACCGGCCTGCCCCACGATCGCCCCGCCCTGGACGTCCTTGTATTCCGGCCGCGCCAGCTGGGCGTCGGTGACCTCGCCGACGTACCCGATCAGGTGCGCCGCCATCGAGTTGGTCGGGTAACGACGGGTGGGCACCTTCTCCACGATGACGCCCGGCAGTTCGAGCCGGTGCGCGGCGACCGACGCAATCTGCGCCTCGGTCGCATCACGCAGCACCACGATCGGCCGGTAAGCGGGCAACCGCTTGTTGCGATCGAGGGCCTCGAGGATGGCTTCGACCGACGCGCCCGTCAGTTGCGCGACGGCATGGGCGGTCCGCTCGAGGTCGTTGGTCTGCTCGCGAACGATGGAGATGTTGAAGGCGAAACGGTTTTCGACCAGCACCGTGCCGCCCCGATCGAACAGCACCCCGCGCGGCGCCGCCAGGGGCAACGCCCGCTGGTGGTTGTTCTCCGCCATCTCGAGGAACTGCTGGTGACGCGCAATCTGGAAGTACCAGAACGCTGTCGCCAGCACGAGGAAGGCCACGGCGAAGCTCCACTGGAGCACGCGCAGACGCAGCGGCAGGTTGAGGCGTTCCTCGTTGACGAGCATCGTGTCAGGGCCGCGCGCCTCAGCGCACCAGCCGTCGTCCTTCCGCGCGTCGCGTGTACTGGCGTCGCCGCCACCACTCCGGTCCGCGCTCGATCATGCGGGTGGCCACGACGCCGACGACAGCATTGAGCAGGCTCTGCACCAGCAGCTGCCGCCAGGGGCGGCCCATCCCGTGTCTCTCTATCATGGCGTACAGTCCGAGGAAACACACGCCGTGCAGCCATGTCATGGCAAAAAATACGACGCCCCGCGGGATGACGCTGCTGACGATGAACTGCGTCGCGATGACGCCGGCAACGAATCCGGCCAGCGTCTTGGCGAGGCCAGCGACGCCGAGCACGCCACCTGACAACGCGTCCTGGCAGAGCCCTGCCACGGTACCGCTCACCATGCCGGCCGTGGGTCCGAAGAACAGCGCCGTCGAGACCACCACGACCAACACCAGGTCGATGGCGATGAGCCGCCCGAAGAGCTGGTAGCCGACGACCGTCTGCAGCATCAGCGCGCCGACGATGGCCACACCCGCCAGGAACAGACGCGTCATGGCAACGGCGCCGCTGGCGGCGGTGGGGACGCCGGCCGCCTGGGTGCGGGCGCGGCAGGCAGAGACGGCCCCGGAGTTGACTTGGCGGGCACCCCGGGGGCCGGGTTCGACCTCGATGGCGGCGTTGCCGTCGCTGGCTGTGGCCCGCTGACCAGGAGCACCGTGTCGAGCGAGGAGAAGTCGACCCGCGGGCGGATGGCGATCAACTTGTAGAGCCCGGATCCGCGCTCGACTTTCTCGATGCGGCCGATCACGTAGCCACGCGGGTAGATGCCGTCCAGCCCGGATGTCATCACCAGGTCGCCGATTGCGACGTCGGACAGGTTCGACACGTACTCCATGCGCAGCGGCGCGTCGCTGTCGGCACCGACGACGACGCCACCCGCCCCGTTGCGATCGATGAAAGCGCCCGCCCCGGCGTTGCGATCGATGATCAGCTGCACCTTGGCGGCATGCGCCGCAGGCTCGTCGATGACCCGGCCGACGACGCCAAGCGGCGACAACACCGCCATGTCGCGGTGGACACCGTCGTTCGCGCCTTTGTCGATGGTGACCGTTCGGAACGCAGCCGCCGGATCAGCGGCAATCACCCGCGCCGCCATCGTCGCCGGCAGTTCCGTGCGCTGCAGCTGCAGCAGTTGTTCGAGCTGCTCAGCGCGGCGGGCTTGCGCGTTGGCGTGCTGAAGTTCGACGCCGAGGCGATCGAGCTGCAGTTGCAGTGCATCCGCGCGAGTACGGTGGCCCTTGAGCGCGACGTAGTTGCCCCAGGCGCCGGCCATTCCCTGCGTGACCCAGGCGGTGAGCGCCTGCACCCGCGACAGCGCCCCGAAGATCGTCGTCTCGAGCACGCTCGCGCCCTGCTGCGAGCTGACCTGCGCCGAAATCAGCAACAGATGGCCGAGCAGGGCCGCCACCAGCAGGTAGCCGGTGCGCTTCTGGAACTCGAGGACGGGACCGCGGTCGTTCGTCAGCACTCTCAGGTCACGGACGGCCTTCGGCCTTCGGCCTTGGGCCTTCGTTCTTGGTCAGCATTCAGCATTCGGGTTCGGCGTTCGGCGTTCGGCGTTCGGCGTTGGACAGCGTCAGTCGATTGAAATCTTCCTCAGCAGGTTGAAGTCGGACAGCATGCGGCCGGCACCGAGCACCACCGTCGAGAGCGGATCCTCCGCCATCGCCACCGGCAGGCCGGTCTCCTCTCGCAGCCGCTTGTCGAGGTTCTTGAGCAGCGACCCGCCGCCGGTGAGCACGATGCCGCGATCGACGATATCGGCCGAGAGTTCCGGCGGCGTGCGCTCGAGCGCGATGCGTACGGCATCGACGATCACGTTGACCGTCTCGGCCAGGGCACCGCGGATCTCGCTGTCGCTGATGGTGATGGTCTTGGGCACGCCTTCGACGAGGTGGCGCCCCTTGATCTCCATCTCCTTCGGATCCTCGAGCGGGAACGCGGAACCGAGTTCCATCTTGATCTGCTCGGCGGTGCGCTCGCCGATCAGCAGGTTGTAGGTCTTCTTGATGTACTGGATGATCGCCTCGTCCATCTCGTTGCCGGCGACGCGGACGGCCTTGCTGTAGACGATCCCGGCCAGCGAGATGACCGCGATGTCGGTCGTGCCACCACCGATGTCCACGATCATGTTGCCGGAGGGCTCGGTGATCGGCATACCGGCGCCGATCGCCGCGGCCATCGCCTCCTCGACCAGGTGCACCTCGCTCGCCTTGGCCCGGTAGGCGCTGTCCTTCACCGCCCGCTTCTCGACCTGGGTGATCTCGCTCGGCACGCCGATCACGATGCGCGGCCGCACCCACACGTTGCGGTTGTGCGCCTTCTTGATGAAGTACGTGAGCATCTTCTCGGTGACCTCGAAGTCGGCGATGACGCCGTCCTTCATCGGCTTGATGGCCACGATGTTGCCCGGGGTGCGCCCGAGCATGTCCTTGGCCTCCTTGCCGACGGCCTCGATGCGGCCGTTCACCTTGTTGATGGCGACGATGGAGGGCTCGTTGACGACAATGCCCTTGCCACGCGCGTACACGCACGTGTTGGCCGTGCCGAGGTCGATGGCAAGGTCACTCGAAAACAACGAGAACAGCGAACGCAGGCTCACTCGGTCGTACTCCCTTTCCGGGCGCCTCTGCCGAGCAGGACGGCCCTGATACCGTTGCGGCCGTGCCGCTTGACCCAGTACATCGCCTCGTCGGCGGTGCGGATCAGCTCGGCGGCCGAATAGGTCGGGCGGTTCAACGAGGCAACGCCGACCGACACGGTCAGGCGCACCTCGACTCCCCTTCCCGACAAGAACGTTTCAGCAGCAACCCGCTGCTGGATGCGGCGGGCCACACCTGTGGCATCGCGCCGGCTGGTCCCGGGCAGCACGACCACGAACTCGTCGCCGCCGAACCGCACCGGAGTGTCGGTCAGGCGGACGCAGGCCCGCAGCAGTTGCCCCACTTCGACGAGCGTCTGGCTCCCCAGCAGGTGGCCGTGACGGTCGTTGACACGCTTGAAGGCGTCGAGATCCAGGAACACGAGCGACAGCGGGCGGCCTGTCCGCGCCAGCTGCGAGAGCTCGCGTTCCACGGTGTGCTGCAAGTGCCTGGCGTTGAACAACCCCGTGAGGTCGTCAATCGTCGCCAACTCCTCCAGGCGATCCAGATGACGCACGCGAGCCAGCGCCAGGCCGATCGGCTCGAGGACGTCCCGCCACAACGCCTCGCCTGCCCTGACCACGTCGGGCGGCCGCGGCGCCGGCGTGTTGTCGATCCCGACCAGCACGCCCGCTACTTCTTCTCGGCCGCGGAGGGGCCACGCGACAGCGGCAGCGTCCGGTCCGGTTCGCAGCACCGCGCGCATCGAGCCGGCACTCCAGGGCGCCTGCGCGCGGAGCGCCGCGTCGGCGACGGCCAGGACCGCCGGTCCGAGCCGTCGTCCCCGGGGGGCGGGGCCCACACGTTCCGGGCCGTGCGGTCCGGGAATCACCAGCGCCCAGGCCTGGAGTGGCAGCCATTCCGACAGCCGGGGGACGAGAAACCGTGCAAGAGCGGCCCCGGTCGCGGGGCGCTGGAGATCGAGCAGCCAGGCATGCAGCGCCGTGCGGGACGCGAGCTGACGCCGCGCGGCGCGCGGCAGGCGGGGCAGACCAAGGGCCAGGTTCACGGGGTCGATACTCGGGTCAGGCTGTGGCGGGACGGGTGTGCCGGCGGGTCACGAAGCGCCCATCATCATAGCCTTGCACATCCAGTGCCGTATAATGGTGGGTCTTTGTGCCGACGTCGGCGGGCTTCCGTGCGAAGTCGCAGGACGAACGTCGGCCCCCGGAGAACGACCGTATGACCATGCTCGACCGGATGCGTCGCCACCAGGGGTGGCTCAAGTGGAGCCTCGGCCTCGTGGTGCTCACATTCGTGTTCTTCTACGTGCCCGACTTCCTGTCGCCGCCCACGGGAACCGGTGCGACCGCCGATGCCGTCGCCACCGTCCAGGGGCGCGCCATCACCGTGGGCGACTTCACGCGCGCCTACAACGCGCAGCTGGCGCAATTCCGCAACGCCTACGGCAACAACATGAGTCCCGCCATGCTGCGCCAGCTCGGGATGGATCGGCAGGTCCTGCAGCAGATGATCGATCAGGAGGCGGTGCTGGCCGAGGCAACGCGGCTCGGGATCTCGGCGACCGACGCGGAAGTCCGCGACCGGATCGTCAGCATCCCCGCCTTCCAGGAGAACGGTCAGTTCATCGGCGAGCAGCGCTATCGACAGCTGCTGCGGCTGCAGCGACCGCCGATCACCGCGGCGCAGTTCGAGGACGAGATCCGCAACAGCGTGATCCTGGACAAGATGCGCGCGACGCTGACCGAGTGGATCACCGTCTCCGATGCCGATGCCGACGCGGAGTACCGGCGCCGCAACGAAAAGGTCTCGCTCGAACTGGTGTCGTTCCCGACCGTGTCGTTCCTCGGCCAGGTGCAGGTGA includes:
- the mreC gene encoding rod shape-determining protein MreC, which translates into the protein MLTNDRGPVLEFQKRTGYLLVAALLGHLLLISAQVSSQQGASVLETTIFGALSRVQALTAWVTQGMAGAWGNYVALKGHRTRADALQLQLDRLGVELQHANAQARRAEQLEQLLQLQRTELPATMAARVIAADPAAAFRTVTIDKGANDGVHRDMAVLSPLGVVGRVIDEPAAHAAKVQLIIDRNAGAGAFIDRNGAGGVVVGADSDAPLRMEYVSNLSDVAIGDLVMTSGLDGIYPRGYVIGRIEKVERGSGLYKLIAIRPRVDFSSLDTVLLVSGPQPATATPPSRSNPAPGVPAKSTPGPSLPAAPAPRRPASPPPPAAPLP
- a CDS encoding sensor domain-containing diguanylate cyclase encodes the protein MNLALGLPRLPRAARRQLASRTALHAWLLDLQRPATGAALARFLVPRLSEWLPLQAWALVIPGPHGPERVGPAPRGRRLGPAVLAVADAALRAQAPWSAGSMRAVLRTGPDAAAVAWPLRGREEVAGVLVGIDNTPAPRPPDVVRAGEALWRDVLEPIGLALARVRHLDRLEELATIDDLTGLFNARHLQHTVERELSQLARTGRPLSLVFLDLDAFKRVNDRHGHLLGSQTLVEVGQLLRACVRLTDTPVRFGGDEFVVVLPGTSRRDATGVARRIQQRVAAETFLSGRGVEVRLTVSVGVASLNRPTYSAAELIRTADEAMYWVKRHGRNGIRAVLLGRGARKGSTTE
- a CDS encoding rod shape-determining protein, producing the protein MSLRSLFSLFSSDLAIDLGTANTCVYARGKGIVVNEPSIVAINKVNGRIEAVGKEAKDMLGRTPGNIVAIKPMKDGVIADFEVTEKMLTYFIKKAHNRNVWVRPRIVIGVPSEITQVEKRAVKDSAYRAKASEVHLVEEAMAAAIGAGMPITEPSGNMIVDIGGGTTDIAVISLAGIVYSKAVRVAGNEMDEAIIQYIKKTYNLLIGERTAEQIKMELGSAFPLEDPKEMEIKGRHLVEGVPKTITISDSEIRGALAETVNVIVDAVRIALERTPPELSADIVDRGIVLTGGGSLLKNLDKRLREETGLPVAMAEDPLSTVVLGAGRMLSDFNLLRKISID
- the rodA gene encoding rod shape-determining protein RodA; the encoded protein is MFEQRLYKHLDWSLLGAVLLLCAFGLVMIYSTTYDPIRGHVGREFYTQLSAVGIGLVALTVMLLIDYRTLSEYAPVFYGGVAVLLTYVLFFGVVAGGSRRWISLVVFNLQPSEFAKAALALLLATWFGQDKLSALRRGDLAVAGGVLLLPFLLVARQPDLGSAVTLLPVAGGIAYAAGLRLRLIGYALLVFVLLTPVAWVYGLKDYQRSRVVTFLDPSQDARGAGYQQIQARITVGSGGLTGKGFLNGTQGQYKFLPVAHNDFVYSVLAEEHGFIGVLATLGLYLFVLLRSLEAARLARDRIGAYLVVGLISCFAFQVIYNIAMSAGLAPVKGLTLPLMSYGGSSMIATLTSFGCILNVRMRRFAN
- the mreD gene encoding rod shape-determining protein MreD, whose product is MTRLFLAGVAIVGALMLQTVVGYQLFGRLIAIDLVLVVVVSTALFFGPTAGMVSGTVAGLCQDALSGGVLGVAGLAKTLAGFVAGVIATQFIVSSVIPRGVVFFAMTWLHGVCFLGLYAMIERHGMGRPWRQLLVQSLLNAVVGVVATRMIERGPEWWRRRQYTRRAEGRRLVR
- the mrdA gene encoding penicillin-binding protein 2, with product MLVNEERLNLPLRLRVLQWSFAVAFLVLATAFWYFQIARHQQFLEMAENNHQRALPLAAPRGVLFDRGGTVLVENRFAFNISIVREQTNDLERTAHAVAQLTGASVEAILEALDRNKRLPAYRPIVVLRDATEAQIASVAAHRLELPGVIVEKVPTRRYPTNSMAAHLIGYVGEVTDAQLARPEYKDVQGGAIVGQAGVEQTYNPLLMGADGARHVIVNSRGREIDVLGEEDPIEGRRLQLTIDGDVQRAAEEAFRHYGFRGAAIALAPSSGEVLALSSLPAYDPNAFAAGIGREEWNGLLTDPLRPLNNRAIQGRYSPGSTFKIAVAVAGLEEGVVTPETRVFCSGGATFYGRYFKCHKAGGHGSVAMREALEKSCNVYFYTLGNMLGVDRIHKWATALGLGEMSGVDLPHETRGIMPSTAWKKQRTGEKWYAGETISVSIGQGQVSVTPISLAVMMASVANGGTRIVPHMVRAIDNGKGWEQLPPPEGQKDLGLSHVDVVREGLWMVVNGAGTGGRGRIVGYDVGGKTGTAQVISNQGKARARGDRDLRDHGWFVFFAPAKNPTIAGVVFAEHAEHGYFAAPIAKYMMETWFAKQEGRPLPTLPPLPGTPVPPGVPLPAEVVAAQHRAPSTPVTPTPGGVEP